The Pseudomonas baetica genome includes a region encoding these proteins:
- a CDS encoding bacteriocin immunity protein, which translates to MKNTFSDYTESEFEALLQRIINHDGAEPEVDKLVFHFEEVSEHPAGSDLIFYPEDGADDSASGITQTVKEWRAAQGLPGFKAD; encoded by the coding sequence ATGAAAAATACATTCAGCGATTACACGGAAAGCGAATTCGAAGCTCTGCTACAGCGCATCATTAACCACGATGGCGCGGAGCCAGAGGTGGATAAACTGGTGTTCCACTTTGAAGAGGTGAGTGAGCACCCTGCTGGGTCTGATTTGATTTTCTATCCGGAAGACGGCGCTGATGATTCAGCGTCTGGCATCACCCAAACCGTAAAGGAGTGGCGAGCTGCTCAGGGCCTGCCGGGATTCAAGGCCGACTGA
- a CDS encoding helix-turn-helix domain-containing protein — translation MDIGFAFGKVLRQKRKEAGLTQEQLAHEADVQRNYVSLIERGIHHPTIAVLFKLASALRCKPSDLVLNLEKMLGEQP, via the coding sequence GTGGATATCGGCTTTGCTTTTGGGAAGGTTTTGCGCCAAAAACGCAAAGAGGCTGGATTAACTCAAGAACAGCTTGCACATGAAGCAGACGTACAGCGCAACTATGTCAGTCTGATAGAGCGTGGTATCCACCACCCTACGATTGCAGTCCTGTTCAAGCTTGCAAGCGCTTTGAGATGCAAGCCTTCAGACCTAGTATTGAACTTGGAAAAAATGTTAGGGGAACAGCCTTAG
- the tnpC gene encoding IS66 family transposase: protein MISMPDNLPDDLTALKQLLAQMQSKVVHLEEENALLRQRLFGRKSEQSVDPATPQLALFNEAESVAEPAAEEAEEEVVAPTKRRGKRKPLSADLPRIEVIHELPEHELMCACGCRKHAIGEETSEQLEIVPMQIRVIKHIRKVYACRGCETAPVTADKPAQLIEKSMASPSVLAMLLTTKYVDGLPLHRFEKVLGRHGVDIPRQTLARWVIQCGEHLQPLLNLMRDRLLESHVIHCDETRVQVMKEPDREPTSQSWMWVQTGGPPNQPVILFDYSTSRAQEVPSRLLEGYRGYLMTDDYAGYNALGAQAGVERLGCWAHARRKFVEAQKVQPKGKTGRADIALNLINKLYGIERDLKEVGDEHRHEGRQQNSLPVLAQLRAWLERTQPQVTAQNALGKAISYLASNWDKLVRYTEAGSLPIDNNAAERAIRPFVIGRKNWLFSDTPKGATASAQLYSLVETAKANGQEPYAWLRHALERLPQAAAVEDFEALLPWNCTPQIPR from the coding sequence ATGATTTCCATGCCCGACAACCTTCCCGATGACCTGACTGCGCTCAAGCAATTACTTGCTCAGATGCAGTCCAAGGTTGTTCATCTTGAAGAAGAAAATGCGCTGCTACGTCAGCGTCTCTTCGGACGTAAATCCGAACAATCAGTCGACCCAGCGACCCCGCAATTGGCTCTTTTTAATGAAGCCGAAAGTGTCGCTGAGCCTGCCGCCGAAGAGGCGGAGGAAGAAGTCGTCGCTCCGACCAAACGCCGTGGCAAACGCAAGCCTCTGTCCGCCGACTTGCCCCGTATCGAAGTCATCCACGAACTGCCCGAGCACGAGCTGATGTGTGCTTGCGGCTGCCGCAAGCACGCCATCGGCGAAGAAACCAGCGAGCAGTTGGAAATCGTGCCGATGCAGATCCGCGTGATCAAACATATCCGCAAGGTCTACGCCTGCCGTGGCTGTGAAACCGCGCCGGTCACCGCTGACAAGCCAGCGCAATTGATTGAAAAGAGCATGGCCAGTCCCAGTGTGTTGGCGATGTTGCTGACCACCAAATACGTCGACGGTCTGCCGCTGCATCGCTTCGAAAAAGTACTCGGTCGCCACGGCGTCGATATTCCACGACAAACCTTGGCACGTTGGGTCATCCAGTGCGGCGAACACCTGCAACCGCTGCTCAACTTGATGCGTGACAGGCTGCTGGAAAGTCACGTAATCCACTGCGACGAAACGCGTGTCCAGGTGATGAAAGAGCCTGATCGAGAGCCGACTAGCCAGTCCTGGATGTGGGTACAAACCGGCGGACCGCCGAATCAGCCAGTGATCCTTTTTGATTACTCGACCAGCCGAGCGCAAGAGGTACCGTCGCGCCTGCTCGAAGGTTATCGCGGCTATCTGATGACCGACGATTACGCCGGCTATAACGCCTTGGGCGCGCAGGCTGGTGTCGAACGTTTAGGCTGCTGGGCACATGCGCGACGCAAGTTTGTCGAGGCGCAAAAAGTGCAACCCAAGGGCAAAACCGGGCGTGCCGATATAGCCCTGAATCTGATCAACAAGCTGTACGGTATCGAGCGAGATTTAAAAGAAGTCGGCGATGAACATCGCCATGAAGGTCGACAGCAAAACAGCCTGCCAGTCCTGGCGCAGTTACGCGCCTGGCTGGAGAGAACGCAGCCTCAGGTGACGGCGCAAAACGCGCTGGGCAAAGCCATCAGTTATCTGGCCAGCAACTGGGACAAGTTAGTGCGCTACACCGAAGCCGGTTCTTTGCCGATCGACAACAACGCAGCAGAGCGTGCGATCAGGCCCTTCGTAATAGGGCGCAAGAACTGGCTGTTCAGCGACACGCCCAAAGGCGCGACGGCCAGTGCTCAACTTTACAGTTTGGTCGAGACGGCTAAAGCCAACGGCCAAGAGCCCTATGCGTGGCTGCGCCACGCACTTGAACGATTGCCGCAAGCCGCAGCGGTAGAGGACTTCGAAGCCTTGCTGCCGTGGAACTGCACTCCGCAAATACCAAGATAA
- the tnpB gene encoding IS66 family insertion sequence element accessory protein TnpB (TnpB, as the term is used for proteins encoded by IS66 family insertion elements, is considered an accessory protein, since TnpC, encoded by a neighboring gene, is a DDE family transposase.), with amino-acid sequence MMRPDAKVEKVYLYPKPVDLRKSIDGLAALVELDIKVAVFDPVLFVFLNKPRNRVKILYWERNGFCLWLKRLESERFKTSPDHSDEAIVLTVQELNWLLDGFDLWRNRPHQVLTPRFVA; translated from the coding sequence ATGATGCGTCCCGACGCCAAAGTTGAAAAAGTGTACCTCTACCCTAAACCCGTAGACTTACGAAAATCCATCGACGGCCTAGCCGCACTGGTGGAGCTGGATATCAAAGTGGCGGTGTTCGATCCGGTGCTTTTCGTCTTTCTCAACAAACCCCGCAATCGGGTGAAGATTTTGTATTGGGAACGCAACGGCTTTTGCCTTTGGCTCAAACGCCTTGAATCCGAACGCTTCAAAACATCGCCCGATCACAGCGACGAAGCCATCGTGCTGACGGTCCAGGAGCTGAACTGGCTGCTCGATGGTTTTGATCTGTGGCGCAACCGTCCACATCAGGTTTTGACACCTCGATTTGTCGCCTGA
- a CDS encoding recombinase family protein, which translates to MPYAVGYARFSSTKQGKGSSLSRQQELISEWIENNKGYQIYPKKFEDLGRSASKGDHLKHGFGKLLEAIEQGEIKEGDVILVEAIDRIGRLPEMQMISLIDQIVSAKVQIITLQDGCTYGPIIKSEQIWSLVGKVQQAYMYSASLSERVKASYKRREALAMNGIIPKRRTPIWLNSDGTVKPDIADAMKGAFEDALSGIGERRILKRLIQSNTAFETINPSTIRRWLTNRIAIGYWKDYKIYPSIVSDELFYQVQKRFNDEYKPPTAPRTHFLSGLIKCGDCGANMQVKINKNSPFTMRCTTRCVYGDLRCKNSKSFPVPVLLHVCYDTATGAVEKAMQNIELSSSQKKLIVIDGQLRDVGEKINNVVQSLEKYGPLPEFDRKIVSLSEQRNKLEREKLLITNDTVENVSKYDTAWDVTAPQTPHSKPRFDA; encoded by the coding sequence ATGCCCTACGCGGTTGGCTATGCACGTTTTTCAAGTACGAAACAAGGTAAAGGAAGCAGTTTATCCAGACAACAAGAATTGATATCTGAATGGATTGAAAACAACAAAGGCTACCAAATTTATCCAAAAAAGTTTGAAGACCTTGGTCGCTCAGCCTCTAAAGGCGATCATTTAAAGCATGGTTTTGGAAAGTTACTTGAAGCCATCGAACAAGGTGAAATCAAAGAAGGGGACGTGATCCTTGTTGAGGCTATCGACAGGATTGGTCGTCTTCCAGAGATGCAGATGATTTCGTTAATAGATCAAATCGTTAGCGCAAAAGTACAAATCATAACGTTACAAGATGGGTGCACCTATGGCCCAATCATCAAATCCGAACAAATATGGTCTTTGGTGGGAAAAGTACAACAGGCCTATATGTATAGCGCATCCCTATCAGAGCGAGTCAAGGCAAGTTATAAGAGAAGAGAAGCGCTTGCAATGAATGGAATCATCCCGAAGCGGAGGACACCCATTTGGCTGAACTCAGATGGCACAGTAAAGCCTGATATTGCCGATGCAATGAAAGGAGCATTTGAGGACGCTCTATCTGGCATCGGAGAACGACGCATATTAAAGCGTCTTATCCAATCAAACACAGCTTTTGAGACCATAAACCCTAGCACAATACGTCGATGGTTAACCAATAGGATTGCCATCGGATACTGGAAAGACTACAAAATATACCCATCAATTGTATCTGATGAATTATTCTACCAAGTACAAAAACGTTTCAACGACGAATACAAACCCCCAACCGCACCACGCACTCACTTTCTTTCTGGCCTTATTAAATGTGGGGATTGCGGTGCAAACATGCAGGTTAAGATCAACAAGAACAGTCCATTCACCATGCGATGCACCACTAGATGTGTATATGGTGACTTAAGATGCAAAAATTCAAAATCCTTTCCTGTGCCAGTGCTTTTACATGTTTGCTATGACACAGCGACAGGCGCAGTTGAAAAAGCAATGCAAAATATTGAACTGTCATCATCCCAGAAAAAATTGATTGTGATAGATGGCCAACTGAGAGATGTCGGTGAAAAAATAAACAACGTAGTCCAATCTTTAGAAAAGTACGGGCCACTGCCCGAGTTCGACAGAAAGATTGTCTCTCTATCCGAACAAAGAAACAAACTGGAACGTGAAAAGCTGTTGATCACTAACGACACGGTGGAAAACGTATCGAAATATGATACTGCTTGGGACGTAACCGCTCCACAAACCCCACATTCAAAGCCGCGATTTGATGCCTGA
- a CDS encoding response regulator: MDNLGFGKVLLVEDDERLAALIAHFLEQHGYEVRTVHRGDLAVAAFVEFKPKVVVLDLMLPGQSGLHVCREIRSVSDTPIVILTAKEDDLDHILGLESGADDYVIKPIKPPVLLARLRALQRRQVPDSGVVHFLEFGQLSIDRSCREVRLAGELIEMTTMEFELLWLLASAAGHTLSRDDILNRMRGIAFDGLNRSVDVYISKLRNKLKDNPREPVCIKTVWGKGYLFNPFAWEL, translated from the coding sequence ATGGATAACCTGGGTTTTGGCAAAGTCCTGCTGGTCGAAGATGATGAGCGTCTCGCCGCGTTGATTGCGCACTTCCTCGAACAACACGGCTATGAGGTGCGCACGGTGCATCGCGGCGATCTGGCCGTGGCCGCTTTTGTGGAATTCAAACCCAAGGTCGTGGTGCTCGATCTGATGCTGCCGGGGCAGAGCGGTCTGCACGTATGCCGTGAGATTCGTAGCGTGTCGGACACGCCGATTGTCATCCTGACGGCCAAGGAAGATGACCTCGACCATATTCTCGGTCTGGAGTCTGGCGCCGATGACTACGTAATCAAACCGATCAAACCACCGGTGCTGCTGGCCCGGTTGCGCGCCCTGCAGCGGCGGCAGGTGCCGGACAGTGGCGTGGTGCATTTTCTCGAATTCGGCCAGTTGAGTATCGACCGCAGTTGCCGCGAAGTGCGCCTGGCCGGTGAGCTGATCGAAATGACCACCATGGAGTTCGAGCTGCTGTGGCTGCTGGCCAGTGCCGCCGGTCATACCCTGTCGCGCGATGACATCCTCAATCGTATGCGCGGCATCGCCTTCGATGGGCTTAATCGCAGTGTCGACGTGTACATCAGCAAGTTACGCAACAAACTCAAGGACAATCCCCGTGAGCCGGTGTGCATCAAGACCGTGTGGGGCAAGGGCTATCTGTTCAATCCGTTTGCGTGGGAGCTGTAG
- a CDS encoding ATP-binding protein, whose protein sequence is MLRLFLGLFLVMTVGLVLALQTVEHTFNALLDNQMQAYNREAVRGQAWSLVDHLRGLQGEAREQQLEALRPHYGLTLKLAEADQLALTTEEKNQLAQNLLVIRDSYTQFISNIDGGSQLLSIKLPPEPSLMPFYISAAYGMLAVLIGIVLFFWVRPHWRDLEKLRLAAERFGDNDLSVRIKLSKRSNIRDLAEHFNLMAARIESLIANQRELTNAVSHELRTPIARLSFELDQLKQQPDASQSRELIADMYADLGELEEMVSELLTYASLERGATVIKRENIQAANWLDSVVGSVALEAEAAGVQLLIGECRLDTVRIEPRFMARAVINLLRNAIRYAEQRVEVTLVRTGDFYEVQVNDDGPGVPVHGREKIFEPFSRLDASRDRRTGGFGLGLALVRRVSQSHGGQVEVGDSPWGGASFRMTWAHLD, encoded by the coding sequence ATGCTGCGGTTATTTCTCGGGCTGTTTCTGGTGATGACGGTGGGGCTGGTACTGGCCCTGCAAACCGTCGAACACACTTTCAACGCGTTGCTCGACAATCAGATGCAGGCCTACAACCGCGAGGCGGTGCGCGGTCAGGCATGGTCGCTGGTGGATCATTTGCGCGGGCTTCAGGGCGAGGCGCGCGAGCAGCAGCTGGAAGCTTTGCGCCCGCATTACGGGCTGACGCTGAAGCTGGCCGAGGCCGATCAACTGGCCCTCACCACCGAGGAAAAAAACCAGCTGGCGCAGAATCTGCTGGTGATCCGCGACAGCTACACGCAGTTCATCAGCAACATTGACGGTGGTTCGCAGTTGCTCAGCATCAAGCTGCCGCCGGAGCCCAGCCTGATGCCGTTCTACATCTCGGCGGCTTATGGGATGCTCGCGGTGCTGATCGGCATCGTGCTGTTTTTCTGGGTGCGTCCGCACTGGCGTGATCTGGAAAAACTGCGCCTGGCTGCAGAGCGTTTTGGCGACAACGATCTGTCGGTACGCATCAAGCTGTCGAAACGCTCGAACATCCGTGATCTGGCCGAACACTTCAACCTGATGGCGGCGCGCATCGAGAGTCTGATCGCCAATCAGCGCGAACTGACTAATGCCGTGTCCCACGAACTGCGCACGCCGATTGCGCGGCTGTCATTTGAGCTCGATCAGCTCAAGCAGCAACCGGACGCCAGCCAGAGCCGCGAACTGATTGCCGACATGTACGCCGACCTTGGCGAGCTGGAAGAAATGGTCTCCGAACTGCTGACCTACGCCAGCCTTGAACGCGGCGCGACGGTGATCAAGCGCGAGAATATTCAAGCGGCCAATTGGCTGGACAGCGTGGTCGGCAGTGTGGCGCTGGAAGCGGAGGCGGCGGGGGTGCAGTTGTTGATTGGCGAGTGCCGGCTCGACACCGTGCGCATTGAGCCGCGCTTCATGGCGCGGGCGGTGATCAATCTGCTGCGCAATGCCATTCGGTATGCCGAGCAGCGGGTGGAAGTGACGCTGGTGCGTACGGGGGATTTCTACGAAGTGCAGGTCAACGACGATGGGCCGGGGGTGCCGGTGCATGGTCGGGAGAAGATTTTTGAGCCGTTTTCACGGCTGGATGCGAGTCGGGATCGGCGCACCGGTGGGTTTGGCCTGGGGCTGGCGCTGGTGCGGCGGGTTTCGCAGTCCCATGGTGGCCAGGTTGAAGTGGGGGATTCGCCTTGGGGTGGGGCGTCGTTTCGCATGACCTGGGCGCATCTGGATTGA
- a CDS encoding MipA/OmpV family protein, producing MPVSLRTFSLSLTSLCLLLPADSLRAEDWHATLRGGAVNAPRYSGSDERVTAPLVGVEVVSPQGFFLDSLRGLGWGFDEDDFGLSVYIGASDVRKDRKTGFKGSDELNGMGSIKSRPVLGVDGSYHMGPIILGASFEHALEKDGDDHDTGSSWNRLKLSINLPLYEGRFGKVIGGLNSQFGDSDYLRTWYGVSTAQAFRSQFRAYEAKGGLISRGADLTWTLPLDERWSVSSVLAAQYLSHEAADSPIVERRLQTSVVGQVAYTF from the coding sequence ATGCCAGTTTCGCTTCGAACATTCTCACTGTCGCTGACTTCCCTTTGCCTGCTGCTGCCGGCTGATTCACTGCGCGCCGAAGACTGGCACGCAACCCTGCGCGGTGGCGCGGTCAATGCACCGCGCTACAGCGGCAGCGATGAGCGCGTGACGGCGCCGCTGGTCGGCGTGGAAGTGGTCAGCCCGCAAGGCTTTTTTCTCGACAGCCTCCGTGGCCTGGGCTGGGGCTTCGACGAAGACGATTTCGGCCTCAGCGTTTATATCGGCGCCAGCGATGTACGCAAGGATCGCAAGACCGGTTTCAAGGGTTCTGACGAGCTGAACGGCATGGGCTCGATCAAGTCACGTCCGGTGCTGGGCGTCGACGGCAGTTATCACATGGGGCCGATCATTCTCGGTGCAAGCTTCGAGCATGCGCTGGAAAAGGACGGCGATGACCACGACACCGGATCATCGTGGAATCGCTTGAAACTGAGCATCAACCTGCCGCTGTATGAGGGCCGTTTCGGCAAGGTGATCGGCGGGCTCAACAGCCAGTTCGGCGACAGCGATTACCTGCGTACCTGGTACGGCGTGAGCACCGCGCAGGCTTTTCGCAGCCAGTTTCGCGCGTATGAAGCGAAAGGCGGGTTGATCAGTCGCGGGGCAGATTTGACCTGGACGTTGCCGCTGGATGAGCGCTGGAGTGTGTCTTCGGTGCTGGCGGCGCAGTATCTGAGCCATGAGGCGGCGGACAGCCCGATTGTCGAGCGCAGGTTGCAGACTTCAGTGGTTGGGCAGGTGGCCTACACCTTCTGA
- a CDS encoding LysR substrate-binding domain-containing protein, whose translation MRKLPSLAALRTFECAARHAHFGRAAAELCVTDSAVSHQIRQLEEQLGVSLFIREGRQIRPTIAAGRLMQSLQQAFELIGDACDELRDPSSLAVLRLAVTAELAQKWLMNRLTDFYVRYPHITLHLYEQPIDASAPGEDIDLAITYGTGPVDSSAYFVRPLPDLQFFPVCSPGLFNQGNLKTPKDLVRHCLLHDDQDGKTWTAWLTSHAGDQRPQRQLYFAHAGLALEAAAQGQGVAMGDNLTAQEDLQNGRLVRPFTASMTALGQYALVCERLRLERPAVAQMLEWFNEQLAD comes from the coding sequence ATGCGTAAACTCCCCTCACTGGCCGCTTTGCGAACCTTCGAATGCGCTGCCCGCCACGCCCATTTCGGCCGGGCCGCGGCCGAACTGTGCGTCACTGACAGCGCCGTCAGCCACCAGATCCGTCAGCTCGAAGAGCAGCTCGGGGTGTCGCTGTTCATCCGCGAAGGCCGGCAGATTCGCCCGACTATCGCCGCCGGCCGCTTGATGCAGAGCCTGCAACAAGCCTTCGAACTGATCGGCGATGCCTGCGACGAGCTGCGCGATCCCTCCTCGCTGGCCGTGTTGCGCCTGGCGGTCACCGCAGAGCTGGCGCAAAAGTGGTTGATGAACCGCCTCACTGACTTCTACGTGCGTTATCCGCACATCACCCTGCATCTCTATGAACAGCCGATCGACGCCAGCGCGCCGGGTGAAGACATTGACCTGGCGATCACCTACGGCACCGGCCCGGTGGACAGCAGCGCCTACTTCGTCAGGCCATTGCCGGATTTGCAGTTTTTCCCGGTGTGCAGCCCCGGTCTGTTCAACCAAGGCAATCTGAAAACCCCGAAGGATCTGGTCCGCCATTGCCTGCTGCACGACGATCAGGACGGCAAGACCTGGACCGCGTGGCTGACCAGCCATGCCGGTGATCAACGCCCGCAACGCCAGTTGTATTTCGCCCACGCAGGTCTTGCGCTGGAAGCGGCGGCGCAGGGCCAGGGCGTGGCGATGGGCGACAACCTCACCGCCCAGGAAGATTTGCAGAACGGGCGACTGGTGCGGCCGTTTACCGCCAGCATGACCGCGCTGGGCCAGTACGCGCTGGTCTGCGAACGGCTGCGCCTGGAGCGCCCCGCCGTGGCGCAGATGCTCGAATGGTTCAACGAACAACTGGCCGATTGA
- the aguA gene encoding agmatine deiminase, translating into MARLLDSTPKHDGFRLPGEFETKAGCWLGWPERTDVWRNGAKPAQKVWVQIVTAISHSEPVTVCASAAQFATARRQLPPQVRVVEMTCNDTWFRDSGPCFVVNDLSGEVRGVDFQFNAYGGLDGGLYYPWDKDDQIAGKILEIERFDRYRAPLIAELGGIQSDGQGSILTTEQCLLNRNRNQHLGKDEVTRRLTDYLGAEQVIWLPRGCKFDETDGHVDDLACFVRPGEVVLQWTDNRDDPQWEIYQEAYDILRSTRDSRGRELIVHKLPQPDVLEWTAEEAEGLDQQDSTHTRQAGTKICASYINYYAGNSSIVVPLFGDRQDKVALATLAELFPQHKIVGIENSREILLGGGNVACITMPQYAGTLDHKKGA; encoded by the coding sequence ATGGCACGTTTGCTCGACTCCACCCCCAAACACGACGGCTTCCGTCTGCCCGGCGAATTCGAAACCAAGGCCGGCTGCTGGCTCGGCTGGCCGGAGCGCACCGACGTCTGGCGCAACGGTGCCAAGCCTGCGCAGAAAGTCTGGGTGCAGATCGTCACCGCCATCTCGCACAGCGAACCGGTCACCGTCTGCGCCTCTGCCGCGCAATTCGCTACGGCTCGTCGCCAGTTGCCGCCGCAGGTGCGCGTAGTGGAAATGACCTGCAACGACACTTGGTTCCGCGACAGCGGCCCGTGTTTTGTGGTCAACGATCTGAGCGGCGAAGTACGCGGCGTCGACTTCCAATTCAACGCCTATGGCGGTCTCGACGGCGGCCTGTATTACCCGTGGGACAAGGACGATCAGATCGCTGGCAAGATCCTCGAGATCGAACGTTTCGACCGTTATCGCGCGCCGTTGATTGCCGAACTCGGCGGCATTCAGAGCGACGGCCAGGGCAGCATCCTCACCACCGAACAGTGCCTGCTCAACCGCAATCGCAACCAGCATCTGGGCAAGGACGAAGTCACCCGCCGCCTGACCGATTACCTCGGTGCCGAGCAAGTCATCTGGCTACCACGGGGCTGCAAGTTCGATGAAACCGACGGCCATGTCGATGACCTCGCCTGCTTCGTCCGCCCCGGCGAAGTGGTGCTGCAATGGACCGACAACCGTGACGATCCGCAGTGGGAAATCTATCAGGAGGCCTACGATATCCTGCGCAGCACCCGCGACAGTCGCGGCCGCGAGTTGATAGTGCACAAACTGCCGCAACCGGATGTGCTGGAGTGGACCGCCGAAGAAGCCGAAGGCCTCGATCAGCAGGACAGCACCCACACCCGTCAGGCCGGGACGAAAATCTGCGCCTCGTACATCAACTATTACGCCGGCAACAGTTCGATCGTGGTGCCGCTGTTTGGTGATCGTCAGGACAAAGTCGCCTTGGCGACCCTGGCCGAACTGTTCCCGCAGCACAAAATCGTCGGCATCGAAAACTCCCGGGAAATCCTCCTCGGCGGCGGTAACGTCGCGTGCATCACCATGCCGCAATACGCCGGCACGCTTGACCACAAGAAAGGAGCCTGA
- a CDS encoding extracellular solute-binding protein — MGLHKLTQALMLVLAPLCVQAADTARPVVNLYIWGEYLAPDTLKNFEAKTGIHVVADHFDSLETVETKLLTGRSGYDLVLTAGQHLSRAIESGAIQPLDKARVPHFAGVGEEFRQHMAVFDPGNRYAGIYAWGTTGVGYQEEAIKQRLPDAPTDSWAMLFDPAVVAKFADCGVSLLNDPNEVFAAVMKYMGLDINRQNLDDLKLAEQQLAKIRPYIRYFDNDLNISDLANGNTCVAMSWNGNVAIAAGQAQAANKPFKLKYRIPKEGTLIWFDAMVIPKDAPHPQAGLALMDYLMTPEVIAPITDTIHYANAITAADGLVDAAIRNDPGTYPSPAVRASLYSKNDNGKAFNRALIRAFSRLKSGL, encoded by the coding sequence ATGGGCCTGCACAAACTGACTCAAGCGTTAATGCTGGTGCTTGCACCCTTGTGTGTGCAGGCCGCCGACACCGCCAGACCGGTGGTCAATCTGTACATCTGGGGCGAGTACCTGGCCCCGGATACCCTGAAGAATTTCGAAGCGAAAACCGGCATTCATGTGGTCGCCGATCACTTTGATTCGCTGGAAACGGTGGAGACCAAACTGCTCACCGGACGCAGTGGTTACGACCTGGTGCTGACCGCCGGCCAGCACCTGTCGCGGGCCATCGAGAGCGGAGCGATCCAGCCGCTGGACAAGGCCCGGGTGCCGCACTTTGCCGGCGTGGGTGAAGAGTTTCGCCAGCACATGGCGGTGTTCGATCCGGGCAATCGCTATGCCGGGATTTACGCTTGGGGCACCACCGGCGTCGGTTATCAGGAAGAGGCGATCAAGCAACGTTTGCCGGATGCGCCGACAGACAGTTGGGCGATGTTGTTCGATCCGGCGGTGGTGGCGAAATTCGCCGACTGTGGGGTGAGCCTGCTCAACGATCCCAACGAAGTGTTTGCCGCTGTCATGAAGTACATGGGGCTGGACATCAACCGGCAAAACCTCGATGACCTGAAACTCGCCGAGCAGCAACTGGCGAAGATTCGTCCGTACATTCGCTACTTCGACAACGACCTGAACATCAGCGACCTGGCCAACGGCAACACTTGCGTGGCGATGTCGTGGAACGGCAACGTCGCCATTGCCGCCGGGCAGGCACAAGCGGCGAACAAACCGTTCAAACTCAAATATCGGATACCGAAGGAGGGCACGCTGATCTGGTTCGACGCCATGGTCATTCCCAAGGACGCGCCGCATCCACAGGCCGGGCTGGCGTTGATGGATTATTTGATGACGCCCGAGGTGATTGCGCCGATCACCGACACCATTCACTACGCCAATGCAATTACGGCGGCGGACGGGTTGGTGGATGCAGCGATTCGCAATGATCCGGGAACGTATCCCTCGCCAGCGGTGCGGGCATCGCTGTACAGCAAAAATGACAACGGCAAGGCGTTCAACCGCGCGTTGATTCGCGCATTCAGTCGCTTGAAGTCGGGGCTGTAA
- a CDS encoding DNA-3-methyladenine glycosylase family protein — MPERYQPASDFLAALDADWRRHIAAVGPCLHQPHPARDPYESLVRAIAYQQLHAKAGDAIIGRLVALFAGQTFPRPEQILATDFHRLRGCGFSASKIATLQGIAQATLDAVVPDYASALAMDDEALIERLVTLRGVGRWTVEMLLIYSLERMDILPADDFGVREGYRRLKGLEVQPTRKQMMEIGQAWRPYRTVAAWYLWRVPAR; from the coding sequence ATGCCCGAGCGCTATCAGCCGGCCAGTGACTTTCTGGCCGCCCTCGACGCCGACTGGCGGCGGCACATCGCCGCTGTCGGGCCGTGCCTGCATCAGCCGCATCCGGCACGCGATCCCTACGAATCGCTGGTGCGCGCGATTGCCTATCAGCAACTGCATGCCAAGGCCGGCGATGCGATTATCGGACGGCTGGTGGCTTTGTTTGCGGGGCAGACATTTCCGCGCCCGGAGCAGATCCTCGCCACGGATTTCCATCGCCTGCGCGGTTGCGGGTTTTCCGCCAGCAAGATTGCGACCCTTCAAGGCATTGCGCAGGCAACGCTGGACGCTGTGGTGCCGGACTACGCCAGTGCGCTGGCCATGGACGACGAAGCGCTGATCGAGCGGCTGGTCACCCTGCGCGGGGTCGGCCGCTGGACCGTGGAGATGCTGTTGATTTACAGCCTGGAGCGCATGGACATCCTGCCGGCGGACGACTTCGGCGTGCGCGAGGGCTATCGACGGTTGAAGGGGCTGGAGGTGCAACCGACCCGCAAGCAGATGATGGAGATCGGCCAGGCATGGCGCCCGTATCGGACAGTGGCGGCGTGGTATCTATGGCGAGTGCCTGCTCGCTGA